TATCGCCTACGCCTTTGGACTGCTCGCCCTGCTCGGGGCCGTGACCACGCTCGTGGTCCTGGCCCGCGACCCGGCGCTGTCGTCCACCCGGCTGACCACTCCGGTGCCGGCGCCGGAAATCACAGTGGTCGACGCCTACCCACCGACGGACGACGAACCCGGCTGGTTCCACACCGACGCCCCCGACGGCCGCGCCGACGCTGTCGACCCGACCGGTTCGGCGGCCGGGGCCGGTGGCGGCGGCCAGTCCGACGGGCGGCAGGAGATCACCGAAGCCGGTCCGGCCGGGCACACCGCGACGGACGTCCGCCGCTCGCTGTTCTGGTCCGGGATCTTCGGCCTCACCATCTCCCTGGCCGGCCTCGGCCTGGTCGGCACCCGCCGCCGGATGTGGTGAGCACCGGTCACCCCGTGCCCGTCACAGTAGGGCTCGGAGTGGCCGGGCTGGTCCCGGTCGAGGGCTGGGCCTGGGACACGACCAGCAGCACCTCCTCGTCGGTGGGCACCCTGGTGCCGGCATCCGGTTCGGTGCCCACCACCGTCCCCGCCGGCAGCTCGGACGGGCGGTACACCACCCGGTAGGTCAGACCGAGCCGGTCCAGCAGCCCTTCCGCGGTGGCCTGCGGCAGGCCGGCGAGCGGCGGCACCGGCACCTCGGCCGCCGCGGTGGTGGCCGCCGGGCTGCTCGGCGTCTCGCTGGTCGGCGCCGCCGAGGTCGGGGCCGCGCTGGTCGGTGCGGCGCTCGTGGCACTGGGTGGCGGCAGCGACGGGGTGGATCCCGGGTCGTCGTCCCTGTCGTCGTTCTGTGCGGCGAGCACCACCCAGAGCGCGGCGCCGAGCAGGCCGGCGAGCAGGAGCGCGAGTACGCCCCAGAGGATCGGCAGCCACCAGCGACGGCCGCCCTGCTCCTCGGCGTACCACTCTCCCGAGGGCTCGGAGGGTCGGGGCGCCCGTACCTCCGCCCTCCCGGACCACGGCGGGGTCGCCCGCTCGGCAGGCATCCGCGCGGTCCGGTCGGCAGGCGTGCCCGGCTGCGTCAGCGCGGAGCGGTCGATCGGCATGGTCTCGTCGGGCGACCCGCTGGCAGGGGTGGCGGGTCCGGCGGTTGGTGGCGCCTCGGACCGGTCGGCGGTGGGAGGCAGCGGGCGCGTCCGGTCGTCGTCGTGCTCCCCGGCGGGCGGCTCCTGGCGGTCGTCGCTCATCGCACGTCCTTTCCCGAACCGGGGCGGGCGCCATGGCCCTCGACCGCCAACCTAACCGCCCGGACCGTCAACGGCGCGGATCAGCGGCCCGAACCGCCCGGGCCTGGGGTCGCGGACCGGAGATCAGAAGGGGGGTTTAGTGCCCGGCAGGCTCGGCGGCGTCTCCCCGCACCAGATGCTGACCTCGTCGTTCCAGCGGGCCGGGCCGTCCTCGGCCGGTTCCTGCCGGCTGA
Above is a window of Micromonospora coriariae DNA encoding:
- a CDS encoding PASTA domain-containing protein, which gives rise to MSDDRQEPPAGEHDDDRTRPLPPTADRSEAPPTAGPATPASGSPDETMPIDRSALTQPGTPADRTARMPAERATPPWSGRAEVRAPRPSEPSGEWYAEEQGGRRWWLPILWGVLALLLAGLLGAALWVVLAAQNDDRDDDPGSTPSLPPPSATSAAPTSAAPTSAAPTSETPSSPAATTAAAEVPVPPLAGLPQATAEGLLDRLGLTYRVVYRPSELPAGTVVGTEPDAGTRVPTDEEVLLVVSQAQPSTGTSPATPSPTVTGTG